The Dyadobacter sandarakinus DNA window CTGGGGCATCGGTCTTTAAAGCAGACTATGATTTATGCTAAGATTTTGGACGTGAAGATTAGTGAGGATATGAAGGGGTTGCGGGAGCGGTTGAAGGGGTTGTAGTAGGAGGAGCGAAATGTCGGGTTTTCCAACTCGGCATTTCGGTTACCGCAAATGACGCAACTAATGAATCTGTTTGTAAATTTACAAAGTCCAATTAAACGGAGGTATTACGAGATTGAGACTGAATCTATATTTAGCCATATTTCTTTATATATATCGTCTCAAAAAGTTACATCAATATTCAAAATACAATATCTTTGAAATACATGAGTCTTTGAGACAATTTTTGATCATAACAGCTCAGCATGAAGATTACGACAAAAATTAATATAAGTGCGAGTACGTATGGATTGGTTTTGGAAATTCTGGAAGGATTCTGTTTGGTCAAAAGTGATTGCAAATGTCATTTGGGATTATGTGCGCCCTTGGATTATTCCTCTAATAGCTAGTATTGGTGCATTCATTTGGAAATCGGTTGATAAAAAAGGTTTTTTGACGTTTATAGAATACCCAATCTCCTTTCCTCTTTGGGTTGGATTATTAACTACTTTGATTGTTTGGCTGGTTCTTCTTTTTGTGAAGAATTGGAGGAAGAAGCGGGCTGTTGTTCCCAGAAATCCGATTTGGGATACTCAAATCGGGGATTATACATTTGAGGAGCTGTATCGTGAGCTAAATCAGAAGCTAAGAGTCCGAACTTCAAAAATGGATAATTTAGGTATTGCTCCACCTGATACTTTAATAATTACTCAGTTCAAAGAACATTACGATAAATTTAATAAAGGATTATCCGGAGGTGAGACGTTAATGTTAATGGCAATGGGAGAGTTAAACATGAACGATGGCGGATACATTGTAGATGTTTTGGCTCCAAAATTGACAGAATACGGCTTATTAACCGAAACAAAAAATGAGCAAGTTCTTTCCGGGAAATCGTATTTAATCGTAACATATAGGATTTCTGATCTGGGATACGAATTCTATGATTGTTTACAAGTTGTTCATCCATTAGCACCACAATTAATTTATCGTGCAGATCATTTTTAATCTGCACTAGGGACAGTTGCGAATGCGAAATGAAGTGAGACAAATGAGCCTTTTTTTACATCTTCACTCTGAGTTAAGGGTAAGTAGTGTCTCGAAAACGAAAATTACATGACAAATAACGTTTTAAATTTCAAATCTGGAGAACTTGATCGTCCAATATACCGAGTTATCACGGAGGATAGACTATTTGAGCTATTTAATGATAAAATTAATGTACTTGTTAGGCCACAGAAATGGGATGATCCATTTGAAAACTTTATTATGAATTCAACGGGCCTGCTTCCAGACGGTCAAAAATTCTCAGTAAAATTTCGCGATCATTTCTACGGCCAATGCTGGACCAGGACCAGGGAAAGCGATGCTATTTGGCGGATTTATTCTCCGAATAAGTGTGGAGCCCGTATAACAACTACACCTAGAAAGCTGCTCACGGCACTTTACAGATCATTAGGTGACTATGCTTCGATTAGCTGTTTTATCGGAAAAGTTAACTACTATAATACAAAGGATCTTAAAACATTTCTTTTGGATAATGCATCAAATTTAATTTTAGACAGTACCGGAGTGGGCCAGGCACAAAGTTTGCTTTTTAAGCGGACGCCTTTCAAACATGAGAATGAAGTGCGAATCATATATAATTCTCAAGGCACTCACAACGATGATATTTTTTCATTCTCAATTGATCCATTCGATCTTATAAGTGATATTGTATTTGATCCACGAATGGATTATAACCATTTTTCAAAGTCAAAGGATGCTCTGAGAAACCTAGGATTTAAAAAGAGAGTAGTTAAATCTTTGCTCTATGATATACCAGAATTATATTTTAATCTTGATAGATAGGTCACTGAATATTTGCTTGATATCTTCATCAATTTATGCCTGTTGAAAAATCATCCTAACTTTTAGAACAAACGGTAGAATTCTAAATCAATCTCAAATAACAAAGATTTATTTTTAAGACAGATGGCCAATATCATACTGCACTTGACTGATCTACACTTTGGATGGAATATACAGTCGCAATATCAAAGAGCGGAAAGATTATTAACGCTAAATGGAATAATAGATTCAATAGAGCAACTTCCAGATATTTGGAAACCAACAATAATCGTTATATCGGGTGATATCGGGTGGTCAGGAGTAAAAAGTGATTACGAAGACGCTTCGATCTGGATACAGCGCTTGTTGAATGTTACTGGTCTTTCATCGAACGACATCGTAGTATGCCCTGGGAATCATGACATTGAACGAGCTAAATGTCTAAACATTATGGTGCCGACTTCGTCAGAAGATGCAGATAAAAGGCTGACGATTCCAATAGATCCAGTACTTGAAGCACCATTTACACATTTTGTCGAATTTTGTCAAAAATTAGGCATTCCCGCTTTCAAGATAGGAAGTTCGGATTCTTCTTTGGTTGGAGAGCGAATTCTGAAAGGCCTTAGATTTATTTCTTTGAATTCGGCTTGGTATTGCCGTGATTCAGATAGGGGCAAATTATGGATTGGATATCCATTCCTGAGATTACTCGAGGCTCAGAATCAGTTGCCTATCGTA harbors:
- a CDS encoding DUF2971 domain-containing protein, with the translated sequence MTNNVLNFKSGELDRPIYRVITEDRLFELFNDKINVLVRPQKWDDPFENFIMNSTGLLPDGQKFSVKFRDHFYGQCWTRTRESDAIWRIYSPNKCGARITTTPRKLLTALYRSLGDYASISCFIGKVNYYNTKDLKTFLLDNASNLILDSTGVGQAQSLLFKRTPFKHENEVRIIYNSQGTHNDDIFSFSIDPFDLISDIVFDPRMDYNHFSKSKDALRNLGFKKRVVKSLLYDIPELYFNLDR